The Flavobacterium psychrotrophum region GAAGAAGCGATTAAAGTAGCAAATCAGTCGGACATCATTGTTGTATGTTTGGGTGAAAGAAGAGTTTGGTCAGGAGAAAACGCTTCAAGATCTACGTTATCGTTGCCGATAATACAAGAAAAATTGGTCGAAGAGTTAAAAAAAACAGGAAAACCAATTGTGCTTATTTTATCTAATGGGCGCCCTATAGAGTTGGAAAGACTGGAGAAATTTTCAGATGCGATACTGGAAATATGGCAGCCAGGTGTAGCTGGAGGAACTCCTGTAGCCGGCATTGTATCTGGGAGAATTAACCCATCCGCTAAGCTAGCAATTACTTTTCCACTGGTAACTGGACAAATACCAACTTACTACAACATGCGTCCAAGTGCAAGGGAAGCTAAATTGGGAGCTTATCAAGATAAGCCTACAGAACCATTATACTGGTTTGGGCATGGTTTAAGTTATACTACATATAAATACAGCGAAGCCACGCTATCATCTCCTCGCATTAAGCCATCAGAAAAACTTACAGTGCAGGTCAAAGTTACCAATACCGGGGATGTTTCAGGTAAAGAGAGCGTCTTGTGGTACATTTCAGATCCGGTGTCTTCAATATCAAGACCTTTGAAAGAACTTAAATTTTTTGAGAAGAAAGAAATCCCGGCAGGTAATGAAGTTGTGTACACTTTTGAGATTGATCCAAATCGCGATCTTGCCTATTATGACGAAGAAGGACATAAAATTTTAGAACCAGGTATTTTTTACGTTCATGTTGACGACCAGAAAATCAAATTTGAACTTTTAAAGTAATACTTATGATTAAATTGGTTTGGACTCTTTCAAATGACTCATCATTTAAAAAGTCCAAACCGGTTGATCAGGTAATAAAAATACCTTCACTTAATGCAGATTTGTATGCCGCTTTGTTAAACGCGTACAGGTAGGGCGATCTGTGGCCAGGGGTATACCTGACCTCGTCTAATTTCACAATGATATCCTGGGACAGTAATTTTCTTGCAAAGTTACGGTCGTCCATTTCTTTGCCTAAAATAGTCTGGTAAAGCACCCTGATTTCAGGCAACGTAAATTTTTCGGGAAGCAATTCTAAACCAATTGGAAAGTGATAAATATTGTTTCGCAATGCTTCCAATGCTTCAGCAATTATCTGTGAATGGTCATAGAGTAGAGCTGGCAGGTTATTCACATCCCACCAACAGGTTTCCTCATCCTGGGTGTTGCCATTGATTACTACTTTAGAAAACTCAGTAAGTGTATAAAATCCAACAGTTGCAATTTGATCAAAAAGCCAGTGTGTATGGTCAAATTTGATTCCCGTAAGGGCAGTTAATGCCTCAGGGGTGATATGAGGATCAATATTCCGACCGGGCTCGCTAAATATTTTAAACTGTTTCAGGAACAGATTACTACTAATACCAGTACGCTGAACCGCTACCCGCATTGCAGCTGATTCAACATTTTCCGTTTTTTTGATGTAGCCTCCTGGAAGCATCCACGGTTCGATATAGGGATTGCGGATAAGAAGCACTTTTAGCTCTTTTTCGTGATACCCGAAAATAACATTATCGACAGCCAGGTTACTTAAATAATCTTTATTGCTTTGAGTAAAAAACTCATAAACATGGTAAAGCTTGTGGGATTTATTGATCATAAAACAAATTTATGACTTTTTAGTCAAAATAACGAACTGGGCATTTACCAGTATTGAAAATCCCGCTCCTGATCAATCTATAAATATCTTGTTTCGCACTATGCTTTGTCAGGATAAAGTAAAGTTTGATCCATTAATTAATTTAATTGCTATTTGAGTAGACAAATCAAGAAAATAAAATATCTTTACGTCATTATAACTAAAAGGTTTTTCCTGCTTAAATTTTTAAATTTTCTTTACTATAAGGAGAAGTGATGCCATTTTTTGCCGGTTCACTTTTTTGTTATATCAATTCACGTATCAACTATTTTATTTGTAAATGAGAAATTATACTCCGTTAATGAAAGTTATGTTTTGTTCGTTGCTATTGGGTACTTTGCAACTTAGTGCCCAAACCATGTCCAACGAATGGGAAAACCCTCAGGTTTTTGAAAGAAATAAAGAGACCGCACGTACTGGTTTTATAATTAAGGAAAGTAACGGTACTGACTCGAATCTTATAAATCAAATTAGTCTTAATGGAGATTGGAAATTTAGCCTGGTTAAAACTCCGGCAAA contains the following coding sequences:
- a CDS encoding NUDIX hydrolase → MINKSHKLYHVYEFFTQSNKDYLSNLAVDNVIFGYHEKELKVLLIRNPYIEPWMLPGGYIKKTENVESAAMRVAVQRTGISSNLFLKQFKIFSEPGRNIDPHITPEALTALTGIKFDHTHWLFDQIATVGFYTLTEFSKVVINGNTQDEETCWWDVNNLPALLYDHSQIIAEALEALRNNIYHFPIGLELLPEKFTLPEIRVLYQTILGKEMDDRNFARKLLSQDIIVKLDEVRYTPGHRSPYLYAFNKAAYKSALSEGIFIT